The uncultured Desulfatiglans sp. DNA window GCCGCAGCGGCGCACTCCTATGGGCACCTTGCCATGGGATGTTGCAGCGTTTGCATCCGGCCGTTCCTGAACAGCCCGGGCACTGGAGACTTTTCAACACGCTGTCAAGCCGATTTCTGTTGCATAAAAACCATAAATTCGATGCCTTGGCAAGAGAATAGTGTGCTGTCGAAGGCTGTGCATCCTGTATCCTTGGGAAGGAGACCGCTTCCGCTTGCCGGGAGTGGGCGCCAGGCGATGGGGATGTAAAAGGTGTGGAGAAAAAATCCTCGTTTCCGGATTGGAAACCGGGTCTTTGCGGGGAATTGTTCCCGGACGAACCCTGTTGTAGAGGAGAATGACGTGTTCGAGTTGGGTGAGATTATCGATCTGGCGATTCAGATCGAGCGGAACGGTGAGCGTACTTATGCGGAAGCGGCCGGGAAGGCCAAGCGGCAGGACCTGGTCGATGCTCTGACGAAATTGGCCTCGGATGAGCGGGAACATGTGGAATGGTTCGAGGCGCTCAAGAAGGAATGTGCTGAAGAAGGGCGCGATGAAAGCATGCGGGATTTCGGGCGTCGGCTCCTCGGCGACATCCTGGGGGAGCAGCGTTTTTCGCTGGCTGAGGTGGACTTCGAGCGGATCGAGACCGTCAAGGAGGTCCTTGCGGCTGCCCTCGAATTCGAGAAGGATACCATCCTCTTTTACCAGATGATCCAGGCGGCGATAGCCGATGCAACGGTTTCAGGGGGCCTCGATAAGATCATTCATGAAGAAAAACAGCATGTTAGTCTGATCGAGACGTTTATCTCCGATCCGCTCAAACCGCTTGACAGGCCCTGAACCCTTTTCTATATTAGCTCCACTCAAATTTCGGATCCTATTTTGTCCAGATTCGCGCCGCTCATCCGCCTCGAGTGTCTTCCAGGTGCCTTGGAAAAGGCGGGGTGCGGACGAACCGCCTGGAGTTCCGACTCCGTCTATGACACCCGATAGGGCTTCAGCCTCCTCTGGCTCCGTGGGTTTCAGCTTTCCAACCCATTTTTTCAGGTGATTGCGGGCGCCGTCCGTCGGTTGCAGGAAGGTCCGGAAGGCAGCGTGTGGCAAAAGTCGGCGGGCTTCGGGCCGTGGCGGGAGAACGTATTTCCAGGGAGATTGCTATGCCAAGACGTGACGACATCAAGAAGGTGATGATCATCGGATCGGGGCCCATTGTAATAGGCCAGGCCTGCGAATTTGACTATTCCGGGACCCAGGCCTGCAAAGCCTTGCGAAAACTGGGCTATGAAATCGTGCTGGTCAATTCGAACCCGGCCACGATCATGACGGATCCCGGGATTGCCGATGCGACCTATGTGGAGCCGCTCAATCTCCAGACCATGGCCGAAATCGTCGAAAAGGAGCGTCCGGATGCCATTCTCCCCAATCTTGGAGGGCAATCGGGTCTCAACCTGTCTTCGGAGCTCGCCCGTGCGGGAATCCTCGAAAAGTTCGGCGTCAAGGTCATCGGGGTTCAGGTGGATGCGATCGAACGGGGGGAGGACCGTATCATCTTCAAGGAGACCATGAACCGCCTGGGGATCGAAATGCCCCGCAGCAAGCCTGCGTTCAGCGTCGAGGAGGCCGAGAAGATCGCCGATGAGCTCGGATATCCGGTGGTGATCCGTCCCGCCTACACCATGGGGGGCACCGGCGGCGGGCACGTCTACAATGTCGAGGAACTCAGGGTCATCGCAGGAAGAGGCCTTGCGGCAAGCCTTGTCGGCCAGATCCTGGTGGAGGAATCGGTGCGCGGCTGGGAGGAGCTGGAACTGGAGGTCGTCCGCGATGCCAAGAACCAGATGATCACTGTGTGTTTCATCGAAAACGTGGATGCCATGGGCGTCCACACGGGCGATTCCTACTGCACGGCGCCGATGCTGACCATCGCGCCGGAGCTGCAGCAGCGCCTGCAGAAATACTCCTACGACATCGTGGAGGCCATTCAGGTGATCGGCGGCACGAATATCCAGTTCGCCCATGACCCCGAGACCGGCCGGGTGGTGGTGATCGAGATCAACCCGCGGACCTCCCGTTCATCGGCGCTGGCATCCAAGGCCACCGGTTTCCCGATCGCATTGGTCTCGGCCATGCTGGCCGGCGGAATGACCCTCGACGAGCTGCCGTATTGGCGCAAGGGGACCCTCGATCAGTACACCCCCTGGGGGGACTATGTCGTGGTGAAGTTCGCCCGCTGGGCCTTCGAGAAGTTCCCGGGGTCGGAAGATCGCCTGGGGACGCAGATGCGGGCCGTCGGCGAGGTGATGAGTATCGGCAAGACTTACAAGGAGGCTTTTCAGAAGGCGATTCGCTCTCTCGAGATCGGCCGGTACGGCCTCGGCTTTGCCAAGGATTTCCATCAGAGGCCGCTCGATGATTTGATGGACATGCTGGCGGAGCCTAGCAGCGAGCGGCAGTTCATCATGTAC harbors:
- a CDS encoding putative Rubrerythrin (Evidence 3 : Putative function from multiple computational evidences), with the translated sequence MFELGEIIDLAIQIERNGERTYAEAAGKAKRQDLVDALTKLASDEREHVEWFEALKKECAEEGRDESMRDFGRRLLGDILGEQRFSLAEVDFERIETVKEVLAAALEFEKDTILFYQMIQAAIADATVSGGLDKIIHEEKQHVSLIETFISDPLKPLDRP